The following DNA comes from Deinococcus cellulosilyticus NBRC 106333 = KACC 11606.
GTCAGTACACTTCCCCTTCCACGCTTTTCTCCTCAGCCTGCCTGACCCCCTGGGCCAGACTTTCCTTGAAGCTCATGAAGTCCATTTCCAGACCTTCGGCAACGCGGCGACCATAGTCTTCATCTGCGAGGGTGAAATGCTTGACCATCTGCTGCTGGATCTGGGGAGCACAGTCTTTGAGGGCACTGACCAGATTGGAGATCAGGTCGTTGCGTTCCACATCGTTGTGTCGGCGGTAGGTCTCTCCGGCCTGGGCAAAATCGTTGGTGCGGGCAATTTTCTGTTGCACCAGATTTCCCTCAATGCGAGGGGTGTAGGGTTTGCCTGCAGGTTGCGCTTCTTTCAATCCACCCAGAGTGGAAGGCTCGTAATTCACATGGGGGTTCTGGCCTTCTGGGAGGTCCACATGGTAGGCCATCTGTCCACCCCTCTGGTTGGTCGCCACATGGGTTTTCGCGGCATTCACAGGGAGTTGCAGGTAATTGCTGCCCACCCGGTAACGCTGCGTGTCCGAGTAGGAGAAGGTGCGCCCCTGCAGCAGCTTGTCATCCGAGAAATCCAGACCGTCCACCAGCACCCCTGTTCCGAAAGCCACCTGTTCCACCTCTGCGTGGTAATCCACAGGGTTGCGGTCCAGCACCATGCGGCCCACAGGCAGGAAGGGGAACTGCTCCTGGGGCCAGAGTTTGGTCGGGTCGAGGGGATCGAAATCCAGCTCTGGGTGGTCATCGTCGCTCATGATCTGCACGCACAGTTCCCACTCGGGGAATTCGCCGCGCTCGATGGCCTCGTACAGGTCCTGGGTGGCATGGCTGAAGTTCTTGCCCTGAATCTGGGAGGCTTCATCTGCCGTCAGGTTGCGGATGCCCTGCTTTGGCTCCCAGTGGTATTTGACCAGCACCGCCTGACCGTCCTTGTTGACCCACTTGTAGGTGTTCACACCACTGCCCTGCATTTCCCGGTAGTTGGCAGGAATGCCCCACGGCGAAAACAGGAAGGTGATCATGTGGGTGGCCTCGGGGGTCTGGGAGATGAAATCGAAAATGCGCTCAGGGTCCTGGATGTTGGTGATGGGATCAGGCTTGAAGGCATGCACCAGATCAGGGAACTTCATGGCATCCCGGATGAAGAAGATCTTGAGGTTGTTCCCCACCAGGTCCCAGTTGCCATCCTCGGTGTAGAACTTCACCGCAAAACCACGGGGGTCACGCAGGGTCTCAGGGGAGTGGTTCCCGTGAATCACTGTTGAGAAACGCACAAAGACAGGGGTGCGCTTTCCGGGCTCCTGAAAGAGCTTCGCACGGGTGTACTTCGAGACAGGTTCATCTCCCACCTTGCCGTAGGCCTCGAAGTAACCGTGTGCACCTGCCCCTCTGGCATGCACCACACGCTCGGGAATGCGCTCCCGGTCAAAGTGCGTGATCTTCTCCAGAAAGTGGTAGTTCTCCAGCGTGGTGGGGCCTCTGTCGCCCACCGTGCGCAGGTTCTGGTTGTCGGACACCGGATGCCCCTGGCGTGTGGTCAGGGTCTGGTCCTGGGATTGGGGGTTGATGACCGGATCTTTCCTGTTCTGGTCGCTCATGGTCTTCCTCTAGTTGTGGCAAAGCTCAGTCAATGACAGCTTGAAACACAGGGCTTGCTGCAGGGCATTATTCGCTTCTTTTTCAGCTGCATCAGTAAATTCGGGTACGGAACTGTACTCTCAGAGCAGCAGGCTGTAACCCTCCACACACCCCTTGCATCTGGAGCCTGAAATCACTCAAACTGCTGTGAGCAAAATGGCCTGTTCCTGCGCTCAGCGCCATAAAATAGAGACGACATTGTGGATGGGATGGGTGATTGATGACGGTACTGACAAGACGCAAATCAACAGCGGTTCTCCCCTGGATCATTGGCGGCATTCTGCTGCTGGGCACCGGAGCCTGGTTCGGTGTGCCCTACATCATGAACACCGTAGGCAACCCTGAGCAGAAAGAAACCCGCACCATCGAAAGCTGGCTGGCCGCGAGTGCCACCATGCTCCCCCTGGAAAACGCCGAAGGAGCCCAGTTTGCCTCCCTGCTCAAAAAAGCAGATGGTCAGGCCCTGCTGGTCCTCAACCAGCAGGCAGAAGACGGGAAAGCTTATCAGGCCTGGAAAGTCAAAGGGGATGACATCACCTCCCTGGGCGTGGTGGGCCTGCGCACCCTGCAGATGGACACCACAGGCCTGGACGCCGTTCTGGTCTCCCTGGAACCCCAAAGTGGCAGTGACGCCCCGACACAGATTCTGGGGGATGTGCAGTTGAAGTAAGGCCAAGGGCCGAGGGCCCAGAGCCGAGCGCAAAAAAACGAATTCAGGGACATCAGAAGGCAATCCCTTGATGTCCCTGAACCGAAAAACAATCACCAGCAACCGGCTGAAAAGCAGACAGCTGATGGCTGAACCCTTTACAACTTGGGCAGGGTCACGCCCGTCTGGCCCTGGTACTTGCCGCCACGGTCACGGTAGGTGACCTCTGGGCGTTCACCTTCAAAGAACAGCAGCTGAACGCACCCCTCATTGGCGTACATCTTGGCAGGCAGAGGGGTGGTGTTGGAGAACTCCAGCGTCACATGTCCCTCCCAGCCGGGCTCCAGGGGCGTTACATTTGCGACGATACCGCAGTTGTGAACGAAAACCCCGGCTTCCAGAGCAAAGTTGCCCGCTTCGGGAACGGTCAGGCAGTACACATCGTGGGTCCCTTCAAGTTCACGGATGGCGACCACTTTGTGGTTGACCACTTCTGTGCCTTTAAAAGCCTGCACCACATGACGGAAGCGTCGGAAGACACTGCGGTCACATCCCAGCAGTCTGGCTGCACCCCGGATGGAGCCTGTTTCATCCAGGGCCTGGCGCACCGTCTGTTCATTGATTTCAGGTCTCAGGCGAATGTTTCGGGCAATCTCCTTCTGGCGTGCAATGCGCTCTTCAGAAGCTTTGTTCCAGGCTGCGCGGGACAGCTGGCCGATTTTTTCGCGGAGCTCGGGATTCTGGTAGGCCGCCCTGATGCGTTCCTGTTGCTTTTCCCGCTCTTCTGCGGTCCAGCGGGTCAGGTGCTTGAGGAGCAGTTTGCCCCTGGCCTCCGCATAACGCTCATCCTTCCAGAAATTGCTGGCCCGGACACTCTGGGCAGCGCGGTATGTTCTGTACCAGCTGTCGTTCTGACGCAGTTCCGCCAGAGCGTCTTTGATGCTCAGGCTGTGTTCCTGAGGATCAAATTCACCGCCCTGGTCCTGGTTCAGGTAGGTGATGGCATTGTGCATGTGGATGTGCTCACTGGCATCCACACGGGTGATGTTCCAGGGATTGTTGTTGCGGCGGTTGTGGTCCAGGTGGTGGCGGTGTGTTCCTGGCGCATCTTCATAAATCCCGTTTTGCAGGTTCCACTCGTCTGCCAGCCTGTGTGTGGGGTACATGTGACCGGACAGGGGCTGGTACACCATCTCATAACCCCTGTAGGCCTTGCGGTACAGGGGCATCAGGGAATCTCCGGCCCTGAGGTTTCCAGCCTGCACACTGCGGCCATCTCTGGTGATGAACTCGTGGTCTGGTGTGGCCTCAATGACCTCTCCGTTGTCCAGTTCGATTTCCAGCAGCCTGTCCTGACCGATCAGGCGGGGAGATTCCAGCAGGGTCACCGTGATTCTGCCATGCTCGTTCAGGGAGTACCCAAAAAAGGCCTCACCCCCGGCAGCACGCTCAGCCATTTCCTTCAGGGTGGGGGAAGTCCCATCGGCCAGGGCAACACGGGTGTTTGCGCTGAAGCAACGTG
Coding sequences within:
- a CDS encoding anti-sigma factor domain-containing protein, whose product is MTVLTRRKSTAVLPWIIGGILLLGTGAWFGVPYIMNTVGNPEQKETRTIESWLAASATMLPLENAEGAQFASLLKKADGQALLVLNQQAEDGKAYQAWKVKGDDITSLGVVGLRTLQMDTTGLDAVLVSLEPQSGSDAPTQILGDVQLK
- a CDS encoding dCTP deaminase domain-containing protein, translated to MSILPDWRIRELAQQGMIEPFEERLVRNAQNAGVISYGLSSFGYDLRCAPEWKVFVNAFNTVVDPKEFDPKGFVDIVSDEIIIPPNSFVLARSVEYLKIPDTVMVVALGKSTYARCFSANTRVALADGTSPTLKEMAERAAGGEAFFGYSLNEHGRITVTLLESPRLIGQDRLLEIELDNGEVIEATPDHEFITRDGRSVQAGNLRAGDSLMPLYRKAYRGYEMVYQPLSGHMYPTHRLADEWNLQNGIYEDAPGTHRHHLDHNRRNNNPWNITRVDASEHIHMHNAITYLNQDQGGEFDPQEHSLSIKDALAELRQNDSWYRTYRAAQSVRASNFWKDERYAEARGKLLLKHLTRWTAEEREKQQERIRAAYQNPELREKIGQLSRAAWNKASEERIARQKEIARNIRLRPEINEQTVRQALDETGSIRGAARLLGCDRSVFRRFRHVVQAFKGTEVVNHKVVAIRELEGTHDVYCLTVPEAGNFALEAGVFVHNCGIVANVTPLEPGWEGHVTLEFSNTTPLPAKMYANEGCVQLLFFEGERPEVTYRDRGGKYQGQTGVTLPKL
- a CDS encoding catalase, with the protein product MSDQNRKDPVINPQSQDQTLTTRQGHPVSDNQNLRTVGDRGPTTLENYHFLEKITHFDRERIPERVVHARGAGAHGYFEAYGKVGDEPVSKYTRAKLFQEPGKRTPVFVRFSTVIHGNHSPETLRDPRGFAVKFYTEDGNWDLVGNNLKIFFIRDAMKFPDLVHAFKPDPITNIQDPERIFDFISQTPEATHMITFLFSPWGIPANYREMQGSGVNTYKWVNKDGQAVLVKYHWEPKQGIRNLTADEASQIQGKNFSHATQDLYEAIERGEFPEWELCVQIMSDDDHPELDFDPLDPTKLWPQEQFPFLPVGRMVLDRNPVDYHAEVEQVAFGTGVLVDGLDFSDDKLLQGRTFSYSDTQRYRVGSNYLQLPVNAAKTHVATNQRGGQMAYHVDLPEGQNPHVNYEPSTLGGLKEAQPAGKPYTPRIEGNLVQQKIARTNDFAQAGETYRRHNDVERNDLISNLVSALKDCAPQIQQQMVKHFTLADEDYGRRVAEGLEMDFMSFKESLAQGVRQAEEKSVEGEVY